CCGCCGGATGCTGGCCTGGTGCCGCCCGACGGGGTCCGCGTTCGCCGGCAGCCCGCGCGTCTCGTCCCGCTAGGCTCCCGGCGTGCGGATCGAGCGCGACGACCTGTCCCGGGCGGCGGTGCACGCGCTGCTCGAGGAGCACCTGGCCGACATGCACGCCACCTCACCGCCGGAGAGCGTCCACGCCCTCGACCTCAGCGGTCTGACCTCCCCGGGGACGACCGTCTGGACCGCCTGGGAGGACGACGTCCTGCTGGGTTGTGCCGCCCTCAAGGAGCTGTCACCGGACTCCGGTGAGGTGAAGTCGATGCGCACCTCGGCGGCTGCCCGGCGACGCGGTGTGGCCGCGGCCCTGCTGACCCACCTGGTGGATCGGGCCCGGGAGCGCGGCTGGCGCTCGTTGTGGCTGGAGACCGGCAGCCAGGACTTCTTCGCCCCCGCCCGTGCCCTCTACGCGCGCCACGGGTTCGTCGGGTGCCCGCCGTTCGGCGACTACCGACCCGACCCCACAGCGTCTTCATGACCCGCACCCTCGACTGACCCGCGGCAGCCCGGCTCGTCGGGAGCCGCCGCTGCCCGCCGCGACACCCCTCGAGGGGCGCCGCGACGGGTGACGGAGGATCTCGTCAGGCCTGGACGAAGGCCAGCAGCACCTCGTTGACCTCGGCGGCGTGGGTCCAGAGCAGGCCGTGCGGAGCGCCCTCGATCTCGACGTACTGCGCCGCGGGCACCGCGTCGCGGAAGCGGCGGCCGGTGGCGTCGATCGGCAGGATGTTGTCGGCGGTGCCGTGCAGGATCAGCGTCGGCAGGCCGGCCTCGCGGACCCGCTCGACGTCGGTGCGGAAGTCCTCGATCCAGGTGGGCACCACGGCGTAGGCGGCGACGGGCGCGCTGGCGACGGCGGTGTTCCAGCTGGCCCGCACGACCTCCTCGCTGATCCGCGAGCCCAGGAGCTCGTCGAGGTTGTAGAAGTTCTTGTAGAACTCGGTGTACCAGGCGTAGCGGTCGGTGCGCGCGGCCGTCTCGATGCCGTCGAAGACCTCCTGCGGCACGCCCTCGGGGTTGTCCTCACGCTGGACCAGGAACGGCTCCAGGGAGGCCAGGAAGGCGAGCTTCGCGACCCGCTCGTGACCGTGGTTCCTGACGTAGCGGGCCAGCTCACCGGTACCCATGGAGAAGCCGACGAGGACCACGTCGCGCAGGTCGAGGGTCTCCAGCACCGTGCTGAGGTCGGCGGCGAAGGTGTCGTAGTCGTAGCCCGTGCCCACCTTCGACGACTGGCCGAAGCCGCGACGGTCGTAGGTGATGACGCGGTAGCCGGCGGCGATGAGCTCGCGGGCCTGGAGCTCCCAGCTGTTGCCGTCCAGCGGGTAGCCGTGGATGAGGACGACCGGCTGCCCGGTGCCGTGGTCCTCGTAGTGGAGCTCGATGTCGGTGCTGTTCTCGGTGCCGACCTTGATGGTGCCCATGACGGTTCCTCTCGATGATGGAGAACGCTCGTTCTCACATGGCTCAACGTAGAGAACCAGCGTTCTCCCGTCAAGCCTCCGTGCCGTACCATCGAGTCATGGAGAATCAGCGTTCTCATGACGGTGGGGAGCACCAGGGGTGAACACGCAGCGCACAGCCGCCACCGGGTCCGACCTGCGCGACCAGGTGGTCCGCGCCGCCGACGCGCTCTTCTACGAGCGCGGCATCCAGTCCGTCGGCATGGACGCGGTCCGCGACGCGTCCGGCGTCTCGCTCAAGAGGCTCTACGCCCTGGTCGGCTCCAAGGACGAGCTCGTCGTGGCGGTGCTGAGGCTGCGCCAGCAGTCCCTGCGCGACGGTCTCACCACGAGCCGGGACCAGGCGCAGGACGCCCGCGGGCGGGCCCTGTCGATCTTCGACTTCCTCGACGCCTGGTTCTGCGAGCCGGGCTTCCGCGGGTGCGGCTTCATCAACGCCTTCGGTGAGCTGGGGCCTCGGTCCGAGGAGGTCTCGGCCGTCGTCCGGGAGACCAAGGCCGCGTTCCGCGAGTACGTGGAGGAGCTGGTGCGCGCCGCCGGCGGGTCCCCGGCGGTGGCGCTGCAGATCGTGCTGCTCGCCGAGGGGGCGCAGACCACGGCGGCCATCTCCGGCGACGCCACCATCGCCGCCCGGGCGAAGGCCGCCGCCGCCGCCCTGCTCGACGCCGACGTCGCCTCGTCCCCGGGTCAGTGAGCCGGCTGAACGGCTGACCGCCCGTGGGTGCCCACCGCCTCCCGTCAGGGCTGCTCAGGGCAGATCTGCTGCCAGCAGCACACCCTGGTCCGGGCCCGGGGCGGCGGGGAGGGTGGCGACATGACCGACAACCCGCTCCCGGTGCGCGAACGCACCGCCACCGAGCTCCTCGACCACCGCGTGCTGCTGCTGGACGGCGAGCTCGACGACGCCCTGGGGACCCAGCTCTGCGCCCAGCTCGTGCTGCTCTCCACCCGCGACCCGCGCACCGACATCGCCCTGTGGATCAACTCCCCGGGTGGTTCCGTGCCGGCGATGCTGGCCATCCGCGACACCATGGCCATGATCCCCAACGACGTCGCCACCCTGGCCCTGGGGATGGCGGCCAGCGCCGGGCAGTTCCTGCTCTGCTCCGGCGCCCGTGGCAAGCGCTACGTGCTGCCGCACAGCAAGGTCCTGCTGCACCAGGGCTCGGCCGGCATCGGTGGCTCGGCGGTGGACATCGAGCTGCAGGCCGAGGACCTCCGTGCCATGCGGGACACGGTGATCGGGCTGATCGCCGAGGCGACCGGGCAGACCCCGGAGCGGGTCTTCGAGGACTCCCTGCGCGACCACTGGTACAGCGCCGAGGAGGCCGTCGCCTACGGCTTCGTGGACCAGGTGGTCACCTCCTTCGAGCAGGTGCGGCCCACCCGTCCCGGCGGCCTGGCCGGCCAGGCCGGGTTCGTGGCCAGCCTGCCGCAGGAGGTGCGGTGATGAGCAGCTACACCATCCCCAACGTGATCAGCCGCAGCTCCCGCGGTGAGCGCGTGATGGACGTCTACAGCCGGCTGATGGAGGGCCGCATCATCTACCTCGGCACCGAGCTCGACGACGGCGTGGCCAACGCGCTGATCGCCCAGCTGCTCCACCTCGACGCCGAGGACCCCGACCAGGAGGTCAACCTCTACATCAACTCCCCCGGTGGCTCGGTGACCGCGATGTTCGCCCTCTACGACACCATGCGCTACACCCGGGCGCCGATCGCCACCACCTGCGTCGGGCAGGCCATCTCCACCGCCGCGGTGCTGCTAGCCGCCGGGGAACCCGGGCGCCGGTCGGTGCTGCCGCACGCGCGGGTGCTGCTGCACCAGCCCTCGGGTCAGGGCCGCGGCACCATCCCGGACCTGATCCTGGCCGCGGACGAGATCCTGCGGCTGCGCACCGACATGGAGGAGGTGCTGTCGGCCCACACCGGCCGCTCGCTGGAGGAGCTGCGCCGCGACACCGACCGCGACCGGGTGCTGCGGGCCTCCGAGGCGGTGGAGTACGGCCTGGCCGACTCGGTCATCCGGCTCCGCGAGGCGGCCTGACCGGGGCCCTGCCTGCTGGGAGTCGACGCGCGGAGCAGCGCGGCCTCCGGCAGCCCGGTACGGCACCAACGGCGTCACTCCTGCACCGAGCTCGGTGCGGAGGTGACGCCGTTCTGGTGCCCGCCCGTGGCCCCGCAGGATCGGCCACGGTTCGTGACCTCGCTCGGGTGGCTCTGTGGTGCACGGGCACGCGGCACGCGGACACGGCTGGCGCGTGGCCAGCTCGCGACCCCGGGCGGTCCGCCTCCTACCAGCGCAGGGGCTGGCGACTCAGGCGGCGAGGGCGACGGGGCCGCGGAGCGGGGAGCCGCTGACCCGGCGGTCCGAGGCCAGGTCGTTCACCACGCCGGTGGTCAGGTCGAGCAGGGTGAGACCGACGGCCCCGGCGACCGCGGCGAGGATCTCCGAGGAGGGGTCCTTGAGACCGCGCTCGAGCTCGGAGAGGTACTGGGTGGACACACCGGCCCGCGCGGACGTCTCCGCCAGGGTCTCCCCCAGCGCGTGCCTGCGGTCCCGGAGCCGGCGGCCGGTCACCTCGCGCCAGAGCGGCTCGACCACCGGACGGCTCGGACCCGGGCGCCGGGCGCGGCCGCCTTCCGACCCGCGGTCGAGGGGACGCCGGCCGGCCCGGTCGCGGCGCACGGTGTCGTGCTGGTCGAGGTGGCGGTCCAGCGGCACGAGGTCTCCCATGGGCCCACGGTAGGTCGCGGCGTCCGCGACGGGCAGCCTGTTCCGCTCACAGCGGATCCCTGCGCGGGCCAACGGCCCTCCAGCGCTGGCCTGTCCGTCGCCGAGGCGGCGAACCTGCCGTCGGGGCGGTGACGCCGGAGAAAGCCGTGGCTCTGACGTCGGAGCTCAGCCTGCAACCCGCAGGACCCTGAGGTCACGGCGACGACCCGTCGCCACGGCGACTCGCAGGTGAGGAGGACGCCGCGGCGGCCGCCGAGCCGCGGATCACCCCCGGCGGACGCCCTGCTCGAGGGCGAAGATCACCGCGTGCACCCGGTCCCGCGCCCCCAGCTTGGCCAGCAGCCGGTTGACGTGGGTCTTCACCGTCGACTCCTCCACCACCAGGGTGGCGGCGATCTCGGGGTTGCTCAGCCCCTCGCCCACCAGGGCCAGCACCTCCCGCTCGCGGGCGGTCAGGGTGCCCAGCCGGGCGTCCGGCTCCCGCGGCAGCGCCGGGCGCGCCAGCTCCATCAGCCGGCGGGTCACCCGGGGTGAGGTGACGCCCTCGCCCCGGGCCACCGCGTGGACGGCACTGCGCAGCTCGGCCGGGCGGGCGCTCTTGAGCAGGAAGCCCGCCGCCCCGGCCCGGATGGCGTCGAAGGCGTACTCGTCCAGGTCGAAGGTGGTCAGCACCAGGACCCGCACCTGCGGCAGCTCGGCGGTGATGCGGGTGGTGGCCTGGATGCCGTCCGTGCCGGGCATCCGGACGTCCATCAGCACCACGTCGGGTCGGTGCTCGTGGGCCATCCGCAGCGCGGTCGCGCCGTCTCCCGCCTCGGCGACCACGGTCAGCCCGTCGTCGGCCTCCAGCGCCATCCGGATCCCCATCCGCACCAGGTCCTGGTCGTCGACCAGCAGCACCCGCACGCTCACGAACCCACCCCCGCAGCCGCGGTCACCGGGTCGCGGTGCGGTTCGGGCAGCGGGATCAGCGCCCGCACCCGCCAGCCACCGCCGTCGCGGGGTCCGACCTCCAGCACGCCGCCGACGGCTGCGACGCGCTCGCGCATCCCCAGCAGCCCCCGCCCGGGACCGACCCGGCCGCCGTCGACCCCGCCGCCACCTGAGCCACCGACCGCTGTCGCCCCGGCACCCGCACCACCGACAGCCGCACCACCGACGGCCGGACCACCGCTCGACGTGGGACCGGTCCCGTCGTCGGTGACCTCGACCTCGAGGTGCCGGCCGACGGCGACCACCAGCACCCGCACCCGGCGTGGCTGCCGGCTGTGGCGCAGCACGTTGGTCAGCGACTCCTGCACCAGCCGGTACACGGTCAGCCCCAGCGTGGGCGGCAGCTCCAGGCCCGGCTCGTAGGTGGCGGCCACCGGGAGCCCCACCGCCCGCAGCTCGGCCACCAGGGCCGGCAGGTCACCCAGTCCCGGCGTCGGACGTCGCTCCCCCGTGTCGTCGGGGTCGAGCACCCGCAGCGCCTGCCGCATCTCCACCAGGGCCTCCCGGCCGGTCTCGGCGGCCTGGGCGCTGGCGGCGCGGACGCGGTCGACGTCGACGGTCTCGCTGGCCCCGTCGGACAGGGCGACCATGATCGAGAGGCTGTGCGCGACCACGTCGTGCATCTCCCGGGCGATCCGGCTGCGCTCCTCGGCCACCGCCAGCCGGGCCCGCTGGTCGCGCTCGCGCTCGAGGTCGCGGGCCCGGTCGACCAGGGACTGCACGTAGCGGCGTCGGGCCCCCACGTTGGTCCCGACCAGCGTGACCACCACCAGCCCCAGCACGAGCAGCGCGCCGGCGCCCAGGTCGTACACCGGCCCCTGGGTGGTGGGGTCGGGCGCCACGGTGAGGAGCCCCGAGGTCTCCAGCAGCCCCAGGGCGCCCAGGCCGGTCACGGTCGCCAGGCCGGCGGCGGAGACCGCCAGGCCCCGCCAGGCCGCCGTGGCGGAGCGGTGCACGGCGAGCGTGTAGAGCGCCACGGCGACGACGAACAGGAGGTCCCCGCCGGTCAGCGGGATCAGCACCAGCGTCCCGACCAGGCCCACCCCCAGCGTCAGCCGAGGGTGCAGGCGGCGCACCAGCACCGCCGCCAGTCCCACCTGGAACCCCGCCCAGTCGAGCAGCAGGCTGGACCCCTCGGTGGCGATCAGGCTGAGCAGGGAGCCGACGGCCTGCGTCAGGGCGAAGCAGAGCGCCAGCACCAGCTCGACCAGCCAGGGACGGCGGTGCCACCACCGGCGCGGCGCCCGGGCCACCCCGACGGCGTCGGCGCTCCCCGTGAGCGGAGAGCCGCTCGCCAGGAACCCGGTCGACGTCGTGGCGGAGCCGGTCGTCGCGGCCGCCGTCGTGGAGGCGTCGGTCGCCGTCCTCGTCGGGGAACCGGTCACGGTCGGCGCGGGACCGCTCGCCGTCGCGGCGCGGTCGGTCGTCGCCGGGTCGGTCACGTGGTCCACGGCGTCACTCTAGGAAGGCGGGACGAGTCGGCGCGTCCACCGTCGCGTGGAGGTCGGTCGACCCCGTCTCCACCCTGGGGTGGATCCTGCTCCGCGCCGGGTGGAAGAACGCCGCAGCACGGTGCGCAGCAGCCCCGCGGCTGCCTAGCGTGACCGTCATGAACCAGCCCCAGGCCCTTCCCGTGGCCTCCCCCACCTTCGCCGACGCCCCGACGCCTCCTCCTGACGTGGCCTTCCACCGCCTCGGGGTCGTGGCCGGGTCCCGCGGCTGGCGGCCGCTGCTCGTGCTGCTGCTGGCCGCCGTCCTCTACGCCGCCTCCGGCCTCCTCCTGGTGACGGCCGCGGTCGCGGTCGACGCGATCACGGGGTCCACGGTCAGCGACCGGGTGCTGGCGCTGGACATGAACGACCCGTACGCCTTCGTCTCCGGGTTCGCGCTGATCGCCCTGATGCTGCCCGCGCTGCTGCTGGCCCGACGGATCCTCGGACCCCGCCCGGTCGGCCTGCTGTCCTCGGTGACCGGACGGCTGCGCTGGCGCTGGCTGGGGCGGGCGCTCCTGATCAGCGTCGCGGTGTACGTCGTCGGGCTCACGCTGCAGCTGGTGCTCCTCGACCCGCTGACCGGCGTCCCGCTGACCGCGGCACGGTTCATCCCGTCGGCCTGGGTGTTCCTGCTGGGGGCCGTGCTGCTGGTGCCCCTGCAGGCGGCGGCGGAGGAGTACGTCTTCCGCGGCGGCCTGATGCAGCTGGTCGGGGGCTGGCTGCGCCACCCCGCGTTCGCCGTCGTGCTGCCCGTGCCGCTGTTCGTGGTGGGCCACGGGTACGACGTGCTGGGTCAGACCGGGATCGCCGTGTTCGCCCTGCTGACCGGCTGGCTCACCTGGCGCACCGGCGGGCTGGAGGCGGCGATCGCGCTGCACGTGGTGAACAACGGCCTGCTCACCGTGATGCAGGCCGTCGGCTGGGCCGATCCCAACGTCACCGACATCACGGTGCCGGCGTTCGTGGCGTCGCTGGTGGTGCAGGGCCTGGCGGCGTGGCTGCTGGTCCGCAGCGCCGACCGGATGGGCGTCCAGCGCACCCGGCCGGCGCTCGCCCCGCTGCCGGCACCCCGCCCGGCGCCGGCGCCGGTCGCCCTGGAGACGTCGTCCTGAGACGCCCTTCCCGACCGGCCGTCCCTGCACCGCCGGGCCGGCCGGTGACCCGGCCTCGCGTCCCTGCGGGCCCCGGCACGGCGGGCGGGCCCGGGGTCGAGGGGCGCCGGGGGCCGCCGGGCGCCGGTAGATTCCCCCGGGTGACTGTCACCGTGCGCTCCATCACCACCGCCGAGCACCTGGCCTTCGTCGAGGGCCTGGCCTCGGCCAGCTACCTGCAGACCCCCGCCTGGGCCGGCGCCAAGCCGGAGTGGACGAGTGAGTCGCTGGGCTGGTTCGACGGCTCGACGATGGTCGGGGCGGCGCTGGTGCTCTACCGCCAGCTGCCCCGGTTCAAGCGCTACCTGGCCTACCTCCCCGAGGGGCCGCTGCTGGACTGGGACACCGACCGCCTCGGTGAGCTGCTGGCACCGATGACCCGGCACCTCAAGCGACGCGGGGCCTTCGGCGTCCGGATCGGGCCGCCGCTGGTCTGGCGCACCTGGCACGCCGCCACCATCAAGGCCGCCGTGGCCGACGAGTCCGTGCGCTCCCTCACCGAGGTCCGCCCCGACGTCACCGACCCGGTGGCCACCCGCGCCCACAACCAGCTCCGCAGCCTGGGGTGGCTGCCGCCCAAGCCCGACGGCGAGGGCTTCGCCGCCGGTCAGCCGACGTACCGGTTCTGGGTGCGGCTGACCGGGCAGAGCGAGGAGTCGCTGCTCAAGGGCATGAACCAGCTGTGGCGGCGCAACATCAAGAAGGCCGACAAGTCCGGGGTGACCGTCCGGGTCGGGGACCGCTCGGACCTGGCCACCTTCCACGCCGTCTACGCCGAGACCGCCCGGCGCGACGGCTTCACCCCGCGGCCGCTGTCCTACTTCGAGACGATGTTCGACGCGCTGCAGCCCGAGGCCGAGGACCGGATCCGGCTGTACCTGGCCGAGCACGAGGGCGACCTGGTGGCTGCGACGATCTGGACCCGGGTGGGTGGCCACGTCTGGTACGCCTACGGCGCCTCCACCTCGGCGAAGCGGGACGTCCGCGGCTCCAACGCCGTCCAGTGGCAGATGATGCGCGACGCCCTGGCCGCCGGCGCCGACGTCTACGACCTGCGCGGGATCACCGACTCGGTGGCCAACGACGACCCGCACCTCGGGCTGATCCAGTTCAAGGTGGGCACCGGCGGGGAGGCCTACACCTACCTCGGCGAGTGGGACCTCCCGCTGAACCGGCTGCTGTACAAGGCCTTCGACGTCTACATGGCCCGTCGCGGCTGAGGCCCGCCGTCCGGTGTGCACTGCTGCTGCGCAGTCGCAGCAGGAGTGCACTCCGGGAGCGCCGGTACGATCCAGGGCGTGTCACGTCCGCCGGTCGCCCGGGCCAAGGTGCTGCGTGCCTTCGTCGAGATCCTGCTCAGCGAGGGCGAGTCGGCAACCACGATGGAGGCCGTCGCCGCCCGCGCCGGCGTCACCAAGGGCGGCCTGCTCTACCACTTCGGCTCCCGCGACGCCCTGGTCCAGGGGCTGCTGGAGCGGCTGGACGAGCTCGGCGAGGCGGACGTCGCGGCGATGCGCAGCGCCCCCGAGGGACCGGTCGACTACTACCTGCGCACCTCCGACGTCACCAGCTCGGTCGAGTTCAACGAGCTCTTCATCGCCGCCTCCCGGCTCACCAAGGAGGCCGGTCTGCAGGCCCGGGCCCGGCTGCGCGCCCTGGAGACGCGCTGGCTGGAGCTGCTGACCGAGGCCATCGGCGACGACGCCCGAGCCCGGCTGGTGCTGCTGCTCGGCGACGGCCTCTACCTGCAGGGCATGATCGCCGACACCCCCGGCCAGCCGGCCGGCAGCGGGCAGCTGGACCTCGTGCTGCCCCTGGTGGAGCAGCTGCTCGCGACGGAGGGGACATGACCTCCGAGGACGACCTGCGGCCGCACCCGGTGACCGGCCAGCTCTTCCCCTCACCGGTGCCGCCGGGGACCGGGTGGCCGGGCGACCCGGCCGAGCCGGAGACGCCGGTGGCCGGCAGCGAGCCCGAGGTGCTCGACCTCGCCAGGGGCTGCACCGACCTGGCCGAGCTGGAGGCCCGCAGCTCGGTCTGCCGGGCCTGCCCCCGGCTGGTGGCCTGGCGGGAGCAGGTGGCCACCACCGGGCGCCGCGCCTCCTTCGCCGACCAGCCCTACTGGGGACGTCCGGGCCCCGGATTCGGCGACCGCGCACCGCGGATCCTGGTGGTCGGGCTGGCCCCGGCGGCCAACGGCAGCAACCGGACCGGGCGTCTGTTCACCGGCGACCGCAGCGGGGACTGGATCTACGCCGCCCTGCACCGGGCCGGGTGGGCGAACCAGCCGCACAGCACCTCCGCCGCCGACGGGCTGGCGCTGACGGAGGTCCGGATCGTGCCGGCGGTCCGCTGCGCCCCGCCGGCCAACAAGCCCACCCCGGACGAGCGCCGTACCTGCGGGCACTGGCTGGACCGGGAGGTGCAGCTGACCGCGGACACCGTCCGCTCGGTCCTGGCCCTCGGCTCGATCGCCTGGGACGCCGCCCTCTCCTCGGCCCGCCGCGTCGGCTGGGGCGTCGCGCGGCCCAAGCCGGTCTTCGGGCACGCCCGGGTGGTGGAGCTCGGTGGACCCCACGGTCCGGTGCGACTGGTCGGCAGCTACCACGTCAGCCAGCAGAACACGTTCACCGGACGCCTCACCGAGCCCATGCTGGACGCCGCCCTGGCCCTGCTCTGACGGTCCACGCCCGCCGTCGGCTCGCACGAGCCGGCCGGCGAGGATCCTCGCCGTCGCCCTGGGCTGGCGGCGCGCCCGGTCCTCCTCGAACCGGCCGCGGCGGCAGCGCCGGTGGCCCGCGCACCAGCCCGCGTCGACGGCCGGAGGTGGACTCGAGCGCTGTCAGGGGTCGGTACTAGCCTCGTCGCAGTGGCGCCGCGGAGCGCCCGGACGGAGCTTCGGAGATGGGGACAGCGGTGCCGGGAGGACGCGGACCAGGTCGGGGAGGCGCGGCGTGAGCGAGCTGCGCCAGGAGCTGCTGGAGATCCCCTGCGCCGGGCTGGGTCCGGAGAACCCGCTGCCCGACCTGGGCGGTCACGGTGACCTGCACCGGGTCCGCAACGCCGAGGACCTCCCCGTCGGGATGCGGCGCGGCATCGGGCACGGGCACCTGCGCAGCATCCTCCCCTGCCTGTTCCAGGACGGCTACGACCGCGACCGCCGGCCCGTCCGGCTCCCCGTCCTGGTGCTGGAGAACGAGCACCTGACCGCCACGGTGCTGCCGACCCTGGGCGGGCGGCTGCACTCGCTGGTCCAGCGCGCCACCGGCCGGGAGCTGCTGCACCGCAACGCCGTCATCCAGCCGGGCAACCTGGGGCTGCGCGGCGCCTGGTTCGCCGGCGGCGTGGAGTGGAACCTGGGCAGCACCGGGCACTGGACCGGCACCTGCGAGCCCGTGCACGCCGCGGCCCTGACCGGCCCGGACGGGAGCCCGGTGCTGCGGCTGTGGGAGTGGGAACGCACCCGCGGCCTGGTCAGCCAGCTGGACCTCTGGCTGCCCGGCGGCTCGGACCTGCTGCACGTCTCGGTCCGGGTCACCAACCCGGCCGAGCAGCCCGCCCCGGCGTACTGGTGGTCCAACGCGGCCGTGCCGCAGACCCCGGCGACGCGGGTCCTCGTCCCGGCCGACCAGGCCTGGCGCTATGGCTACACCGAACGGCTGGAGCTGGTGGACGTCCCCGGAGGGGACGAGGTGTCCGACCTCACCCGGCCGATGGCCCACCGCCGTGCCGTGGACTACTTCTTCGAGCTGCCCGCCGAGGACCTGCCCGACACCGCCGCCCGTGCGCGGGAGCGGCCCTTCGTCGCCGCCGTGGAGCCCGACGGCACCGGGATCCTGCACGCCTCGACGTGCCGGCTGCGGGGCCGCAAGCTGTTCGTCTGGGGGGAGGGACGCGGCGGGCGGCGCTGGCAGGAGTGGCTGACCCCCGACGGCACCGGGCACGGCTACGCCGAGATCCAGGCCGGGCTGGCCCGCACCCAGATGGAGCACCTGGAGCTCCCCGGCCGGAGCGCGTGGAGCTGGCTGGAGGTGTACGGCGCAGCGGCCCTGGACCCGGAGGACGCCGCCGCCGAGTGGCCCAGGGCACGCCGGGCCGTGGCCGATCACCTGGACCAGCGGTTGCCCGAGGAGGAGATGGACCGTCGCGCCGGTCAGCTGGCCGCGCTGGCCGACGTCGTCCCCGAGCGGGTGCTGCACACGGCGTCGGGCTGGGGCGCGCTGGAGCTCGCGCGCACCGGCTCGACGGTCAGCGAGGGCACCCCGTTCGCGATGACCGGGGCGCACACCCGCGAACGGGCCTGGCTGCCCCTGCTGGAGGGCAGGCTCCCCGACACCGACCCGCTGACCGCTCCCGACGGCACCCTGGTGCAGTGGGGTGACCTGCTGGAGGCGGCCGACGGCGGCTGGCTGGTCCGCTACCACCGCGGGGTGGCGCGCTGGTGGCGCGGGGACGAGGCCGG
The sequence above is a segment of the Auraticoccus monumenti genome. Coding sequences within it:
- a CDS encoding GNAT family N-acetyltransferase, encoding MRIERDDLSRAAVHALLEEHLADMHATSPPESVHALDLSGLTSPGTTVWTAWEDDVLLGCAALKELSPDSGEVKSMRTSAAARRRGVAAALLTHLVDRARERGWRSLWLETGSQDFFAPARALYARHGFVGCPPFGDYRPDPTASS
- a CDS encoding alpha/beta fold hydrolase; amino-acid sequence: MGTIKVGTENSTDIELHYEDHGTGQPVVLIHGYPLDGNSWELQARELIAAGYRVITYDRRGFGQSSKVGTGYDYDTFAADLSTVLETLDLRDVVLVGFSMGTGELARYVRNHGHERVAKLAFLASLEPFLVQREDNPEGVPQEVFDGIETAARTDRYAWYTEFYKNFYNLDELLGSRISEEVVRASWNTAVASAPVAAYAVVPTWIEDFRTDVERVREAGLPTLILHGTADNILPIDATGRRFRDAVPAAQYVEIEGAPHGLLWTHAAEVNEVLLAFVQA
- a CDS encoding TetR/AcrR family transcriptional regulator, which encodes MNTQRTAATGSDLRDQVVRAADALFYERGIQSVGMDAVRDASGVSLKRLYALVGSKDELVVAVLRLRQQSLRDGLTTSRDQAQDARGRALSIFDFLDAWFCEPGFRGCGFINAFGELGPRSEEVSAVVRETKAAFREYVEELVRAAGGSPAVALQIVLLAEGAQTTAAISGDATIAARAKAAAAALLDADVASSPGQ
- a CDS encoding ClpP family protease, whose protein sequence is MTDNPLPVRERTATELLDHRVLLLDGELDDALGTQLCAQLVLLSTRDPRTDIALWINSPGGSVPAMLAIRDTMAMIPNDVATLALGMAASAGQFLLCSGARGKRYVLPHSKVLLHQGSAGIGGSAVDIELQAEDLRAMRDTVIGLIAEATGQTPERVFEDSLRDHWYSAEEAVAYGFVDQVVTSFEQVRPTRPGGLAGQAGFVASLPQEVR
- a CDS encoding ClpP family protease — translated: MSSYTIPNVISRSSRGERVMDVYSRLMEGRIIYLGTELDDGVANALIAQLLHLDAEDPDQEVNLYINSPGGSVTAMFALYDTMRYTRAPIATTCVGQAISTAAVLLAAGEPGRRSVLPHARVLLHQPSGQGRGTIPDLILAADEILRLRTDMEEVLSAHTGRSLEELRRDTDRDRVLRASEAVEYGLADSVIRLREAA
- a CDS encoding helix-turn-helix domain-containing protein, translating into MGDLVPLDRHLDQHDTVRRDRAGRRPLDRGSEGGRARRPGPSRPVVEPLWREVTGRRLRDRRHALGETLAETSARAGVSTQYLSELERGLKDPSSEILAAVAGAVGLTLLDLTTGVVNDLASDRRVSGSPLRGPVALAA
- a CDS encoding response regulator; protein product: MSVRVLLVDDQDLVRMGIRMALEADDGLTVVAEAGDGATALRMAHEHRPDVVLMDVRMPGTDGIQATTRITAELPQVRVLVLTTFDLDEYAFDAIRAGAAGFLLKSARPAELRSAVHAVARGEGVTSPRVTRRLMELARPALPREPDARLGTLTAREREVLALVGEGLSNPEIAATLVVEESTVKTHVNRLLAKLGARDRVHAVIFALEQGVRRG
- a CDS encoding sensor histidine kinase; translated protein: MDHVTDPATTDRAATASGPAPTVTGSPTRTATDASTTAAATTGSATTSTGFLASGSPLTGSADAVGVARAPRRWWHRRPWLVELVLALCFALTQAVGSLLSLIATEGSSLLLDWAGFQVGLAAVLVRRLHPRLTLGVGLVGTLVLIPLTGGDLLFVVAVALYTLAVHRSATAAWRGLAVSAAGLATVTGLGALGLLETSGLLTVAPDPTTQGPVYDLGAGALLVLGLVVVTLVGTNVGARRRYVQSLVDRARDLERERDQRARLAVAEERSRIAREMHDVVAHSLSIMVALSDGASETVDVDRVRAASAQAAETGREALVEMRQALRVLDPDDTGERRPTPGLGDLPALVAELRAVGLPVAATYEPGLELPPTLGLTVYRLVQESLTNVLRHSRQPRRVRVLVVAVGRHLEVEVTDDGTGPTSSGGPAVGGAAVGGAGAGATAVGGSGGGGVDGGRVGPGRGLLGMRERVAAVGGVLEVGPRDGGGWRVRALIPLPEPHRDPVTAAAGVGS
- a CDS encoding CPBP family intramembrane glutamic endopeptidase, yielding MNQPQALPVASPTFADAPTPPPDVAFHRLGVVAGSRGWRPLLVLLLAAVLYAASGLLLVTAAVAVDAITGSTVSDRVLALDMNDPYAFVSGFALIALMLPALLLARRILGPRPVGLLSSVTGRLRWRWLGRALLISVAVYVVGLTLQLVLLDPLTGVPLTAARFIPSAWVFLLGAVLLVPLQAAAEEYVFRGGLMQLVGGWLRHPAFAVVLPVPLFVVGHGYDVLGQTGIAVFALLTGWLTWRTGGLEAAIALHVVNNGLLTVMQAVGWADPNVTDITVPAFVASLVVQGLAAWLLVRSADRMGVQRTRPALAPLPAPRPAPAPVALETSS
- a CDS encoding lipid II:glycine glycyltransferase FemX encodes the protein MTVTVRSITTAEHLAFVEGLASASYLQTPAWAGAKPEWTSESLGWFDGSTMVGAALVLYRQLPRFKRYLAYLPEGPLLDWDTDRLGELLAPMTRHLKRRGAFGVRIGPPLVWRTWHAATIKAAVADESVRSLTEVRPDVTDPVATRAHNQLRSLGWLPPKPDGEGFAAGQPTYRFWVRLTGQSEESLLKGMNQLWRRNIKKADKSGVTVRVGDRSDLATFHAVYAETARRDGFTPRPLSYFETMFDALQPEAEDRIRLYLAEHEGDLVAATIWTRVGGHVWYAYGASTSAKRDVRGSNAVQWQMMRDALAAGADVYDLRGITDSVANDDPHLGLIQFKVGTGGEAYTYLGEWDLPLNRLLYKAFDVYMARRG
- a CDS encoding TetR/AcrR family transcriptional regulator produces the protein MSRPPVARAKVLRAFVEILLSEGESATTMEAVAARAGVTKGGLLYHFGSRDALVQGLLERLDELGEADVAAMRSAPEGPVDYYLRTSDVTSSVEFNELFIAASRLTKEAGLQARARLRALETRWLELLTEAIGDDARARLVLLLGDGLYLQGMIADTPGQPAGSGQLDLVLPLVEQLLATEGT